The Schistocerca piceifrons isolate TAMUIC-IGC-003096 chromosome 5, iqSchPice1.1, whole genome shotgun sequence DNA segment CAATTTAcgtgtagacttctttgggctcCGAATAATTCTTCGGCGAACGTGTGCCGTAACTTCTGGTGTGCGAATTGTAGGAATTCGTTGtcattttacattttgcacagatccgtaAGTGCGCCAGTATTTTGTACAGACTCTGTATTGCTCTGTTTTCTGGTAGTCCTCTATCCGGATACTTGACCCCGAAATTTCGCGAGTTTCATTAATCGAACCCATTTTCACATACTCTTCCACAACgtcaattctttcttctatcgcGAAAATGACTTTGCAGACCGCAGAAAGAAACGGCTAACTTCACTGACGAAATGAAcagaaatgctgacagaagaatgctaacaatcgattACCACATAAAACTCTCCGTTGTTGTGGCTGTTTACTCGACTCAGAAGTGGAAATATTGCATTCATGTTCAAAGGGGAGGCGGGATGCTACTTTTCACTGTACTACCCTGTACGATTTGGTCGTATGCAACTACGGCACGGTCAGTGCGGTCAGTGATGGTTTACAGCCTTAACGGgccttttaatatttattatttttgtttagtaTCCTATTTACTCTTCATAAATTGTTTCAATAGCATCTGAAGATGAAATTAAAGTCCTGAAACTCGTGTAAAGCACATACATTTATCCAAATAAAGGCACTTAGAAATTTCAATTGCAGCGAATTTTATTCACAACGAACAGCCTAAATAACATGTTTCCTGGAACACTGTTCTACGAAAACAGCGATCACAGGTGTATCAATAAAATTTGCTAAAAACAGTTTTGATCGCATAGATATTTTATTTAAATTGGTGACCAATTTCATTCTGTTGCActttgatcatcttcagaccttttACTTCATGATGGTGACAGGAGCTGGGCTGGCTGAGCAGGCTGCTCTAGAGGGATATAATCGATTGCGGATAGcaaattttattactgtaaatAAACGTTGTGGatgttccaaaaaaatggctctgagcactatgggacttaacttctgaggtcatcagtcccctagaacttagaactacttaaacctaactaacctaaggacatcacacacacccatgcccgaagcaggattcgaacctgcgaccgtagcggtcgtgcggttcctgactgaagcgcctagaaccgctcggccactccggcctgctgtgGATGTTCCACTGAGAATTTATTACGCACATCATTGTTTCGCAGGCTTGAAAAGCTGACCTGGATTTATTTTCTAAAACCGTTTGTCATTGCAAAGTGTGGCCCGGGAGTGATAGGTTGTGTTTGGTGGTGTTCTGCAGGCACTATGAGCAGCGGGCTGTTCTGCCTGTGCTTCGGCAAGCCGCGCTTCTCGGTGCGCGACGACCCGCAGGCGCGCGTCGGCGCGTGCTGCGTGGACCTGGTGATCGCCGTGGGGCAGCTCTTCACCGTCGTCTTCTGCCTCGTCGGCTGGGGCTGGAGCATCTGGTGGGGGCTCATCATGCTGCGCCTCGCACGTGAGTCACCTCCTCTGTCTCCCTTCCTCGCCGTAGCACTGCGCGGCCATACAGACTCTCTAAGTCAGATGTACGTAGATGGTAGAGATTCctgagtaccgggtgatcaaaaagtcggtataaatttgaaaacttaataaaccaccgaataatgtagacagagaggtaaaaattgacatacatgcttggaatgacatggggttttattataaccaaaaaaaagTTATCGagcctcttttttttccttttttccggggaactgcgtgattctggttttgtaaccgctaccgtgacgggtgaggggtacgccgatatgttacagaatcgcatcatccccagccttgctgataaacacctgctggaatttacgatgtttatgcaggatggcgctccacctcatattgctagacgcatgaaagatctcttgcgcgcgtcgtttggtgatgatcgtgtgctcagccgccactttcgtcatgcttggcctcccaggtccccagacctcagtccgtgcgaatactgactttgggtttacctgaagtcgcaagtgtatcatgatcgactgacatctctagggatgctgaaagacaacatccgacgccaatgtctccggacatgctttacagtgctgttcacaacattattcctcgactacagctattgttgaagaatgatggtggacatattgagcatttcctgtaaagaacatcatcttcgctttgtcttactttgttatgctaatcattgctattctgatcagatgaagcgccatctgtcggacattttttgaacttttgtatttatttatttttttctaataaaaccccatgccattccaagcatgtgtgtcaatttgtacctctctatctacattattccgtgatttattcagtattcaaatttatactgactttttgatcacctggtacactAAGATGACAGAAGTCGTGGGCTAGCGATATGTACATAAACAAATGGCGGTAACATAAAAGGGCGGTACATTGGtgcagatgtcatttgtactcaggtgattcgtatgTAGGGTACTTTACGACCTGGTTATGGCCGCAGGACGGAAATTTACAGActgtgaacgtggaatggtagttggagccagacgcgtgggacattgcatttcggaaatcgttggagaattcagtattctgagatccaaatAGTCAAGGGtgtggagaataccaaatttcgggcattacctctccccaaggacaacggagtggccgacgaccttcacttaacaacgGCTTTTCCGTAGTTAGGACAGTGTGGAAGAATTCggcgttaacgggctgtggcagcagacgaccggcgcgagtacCTTttctaagagcacgacatcgcgtgCAGCACCTCCCTTGGGTTTgcaaccatatcgattggaccccagacaactggaaaaccgtggcctgatcagattagtcccgatttcagttgctaagagctgatggtacatttcgagtgtggtgcagaccccaaaaagaactgtgcatgctggtggtggctccataatggtgtgggctgtgtttacatcggaTATGGACtgagtcttctggtccaactgaattatTTGGAGACTacttgaagccattcatggacttcatcatcccaaacaacgacggaatttttctagatgacaatgcaccgtgtcacagaGCCACAATTGCacatgattgatttgaagaacactctggacaattcgagggaattatttggtcacccagatcgccagacatgtaTTTCATCGAACAtctatggtacataatcgagaggtcagttcgtgcacaaaatcctgcacaggcaacactctCGCAATTCTGGACGCTATAGCGGCAGCAAGCCTCAAtattttttgcaggggacttccaaagacttgttgagtccatgccacgtcgagttgctgcactaagccgggcaaaaggacgTCACTGTAGTACAGCAAtggacccaccagggtagccgagagcgctagcgcactgcttcctggactctggtatgcgcgccagccccggatcgaatctgcctggcGTATTAACGACaggggccgatgtgccggccagcctggatgtgatttttaggcggttttccacatcctgctaggtgaatactgggctggtccccttgttccgcctcagttacatagctcgcagacatctgagcacattcgcactattccatggatatcactcgacgcagacagttggggtacactatttccgtcCCGGGcagtacggggtggcgacaggaatggCATCCAGCCACCTCTtacacattaacatgccaaatccgattaacgatagCTGACCCTGCGGAACAAGGCTCAAGCTATAGACTGTAGTACAGTAATGGAGATTTTGAACGAGCTGTAGCCATTTTGGTTTTCGGATGTTCATCTGTTCCATTATTTTCCGCGGTGCCAGCCGCCCCCTCCTATCATGCCTTCGCCAGCTAAAATGAACGGTTTATGGGACATAAACTATGTACAACACTTAATTTACCGCTCTTCCAGGTCGATCAAAGCAACACATCTACTTTGTACTTCAATGTCCTACAACCCTACCATTTTAATGGCGTGGTACCTCTGGTAACAGgttatacgtctacatctacatcgacactctgCAAACTAACGTAAAGTGCATGGTATAGGGTACTTTCCATCATaccacatattaaaatttcttctcATGCCAGTCGCGTGTACAGtgctggaagaatgattgcttcAGTCAGACCTGTTCAGCGATCTGCTTTGCAAGCTGGCTTACTCTAACGCCTCACCAAGCGGTTCCGGCGAGTAATGGGAGGGGAAGAGGAGAGTAGGGGAGGACGAATCTGAACAGTGCAGCTCGGCGCAAGGAACTGCTATCAACGAGTCTCTTCTAAGGCTGCTAAAAGTTCCATAGAGATGTATCGCTTCTCGGTGGTAATTTAACACCTTTCGTGGCAAATTTATTTCCTAAGACTGTTCCACTGACgagaaatgacaataaaattaaacttagttgttttaattaatgaaggAACTAACATGATGCAGTTaagtaaaaaacattttatttgttacGATTGGTGTAGCCTTATGATGGATGTCGTTTCCGGACGAAGCGTTTAAATTGAAGACTTTCAGTCAACTTCTGTCGATAGATTTCGTTCCCTTCACTGTGGAAAAAAGTTGCCCGCGCGAATATTTATGTCCAAACATCGACGTAATTGTAGCTGcaaaattatgaagttgtggaaatTTACGTTGAAGAAATTTTTATAGGAGTCTACAAGACTAATGAAACCTATCCTTAAAATGCCTGTCACACTGCAGGTTTATCAGTTCTAGCTGTAGCTATACATACCAATGGCATTGCCACAGTGGTCAtacgggttcccgtcagatcaccgaagttcagcactgtcgggcttggctaacacttggataggtgaccgtccggatctgccgagcactgttggcaagcaaggTGGACTCAGCCCTCATCCAGTGACGactatcgtctgaggatgacatggcggtgggtcggtaccgttcggccttccGGGGCCTGTTCGGATGATGTTTTTAGTTAGTAGCTAGGCATCCTTCACTGGTGTGTTATAAATTGATAATGATGTGTCTGACGTCGCACTGAAGTTATAAACCCGGCCATAATGCAGCTGTCCGTTGATTTTAAAAGTGCTACTCTCCACTTGAAGCATTGTGCTATTATGTATACACGCTTGCACTTAAAACTACAGCGAAGTTAACATATTGCCATTCCTCTGAAGACAGTGTACTGTTTCCACATCCCCTGCGCTGCATAATGTCTCACAGCCACTCTTTACCGTGAGAGCTCACTGCCCAGGCGGCGAGCGAGCACGAGTGCTAAGGCTTGTGTAGCCTCCTCCTGAAGAGGCCTGGCCTCCTTACTCGCTGTAGCTGTTCTAACCTTGCCTTCGCAGTCACTAGGGGGGTGATAAGTAAAGGCTCTGATTCCTCACTTaatgctgattcttgaaacttaatAAGTAGGCTTTCGCGTTATAATGGGCGCCTATCTTCAGCCTTCTGCTAGTTTAAGTTTTTCGCATTTCTGTGGCGCTTTCTCGtggatcaaataaacctgtgaAGATTCGTGCCGTCCTTCTTTCTTCACATTCAGTGTCTTCTGATCCCC contains these protein-coding regions:
- the LOC124797875 gene encoding protein stum isoform X2, with product MRAAIPILPVPLAWFCLVCNVIIPGLGTMSSGLFCLCFGKPRFSVRDDPQARVGACCVDLVIAVGQLFTVVFCLVGWGWSIWWGLIMLRLARAQPQKTTKSKNMQ